From the Desulfovibrio sp. JY genome, one window contains:
- a CDS encoding PocR ligand-binding domain-containing protein, with product MESGEQTERPQRPGQVILLRELESLRARIRELEADSGLYPLGDPPRPGFRWPGTDGKGDTLTFRDIFNVEAIQEIQDAFAAATNVASIITDTEGRPITRPSRFCRLCREVVRRTPKGLSNCIRSDASFGSTDPLEPIMRPCLSSGLWDGGTSIYAGDRHVANWVVGQVRIETGDDDRARAYAAEIGADEAHYMDALAEVPVMTRDQFLTVCRALCLIAHQISSLAEKNYLQAQAIELRRRAELALRESEERFRQLSEATFEGIFIHQGGTIVDANKAGCAMFGQGPAALIGREVDTLLAPTDRDQDVPCDDAAGADACLARFVGPGGQERTCEVRERDIAYQGGAARVLAVRDITERVLADRAAKEKQQQLIQADKMVSLGVLVAGMAHEINNPNSFMTLNLPMLQEIWEDISPILEAYYRENGDFLAGGLEYSELRDMLPDLLARMYEGATRIRGIVGSLKNFSRRAPDDFKWDIDISDVVRNSLQLVDNLVAKSTNRFTVSLAEGLPAVTANPQKLSQVVINLLVNACEALTSRDQAIRVETLADAADGSVVVRVTDAGSGIAQEIVSKIMDPFFTTKRETGGTGLGLSVSSNIVEEHGGRLVFASEPGAGTRVEMRLPVCGRGREGAV from the coding sequence GGCAAGGGCGACACGCTTACCTTTCGGGACATCTTCAACGTGGAGGCGATCCAGGAAATCCAGGACGCCTTTGCCGCGGCCACCAACGTCGCCTCCATCATCACCGACACCGAAGGCCGGCCCATCACCCGGCCGAGCCGCTTTTGCCGCCTGTGCCGCGAGGTGGTGCGCCGCACGCCCAAGGGACTTTCCAACTGCATCCGCTCCGACGCCTCGTTCGGCTCCACCGATCCGCTGGAGCCGATCATGCGCCCGTGCCTGAGCAGTGGGCTGTGGGACGGCGGCACGAGCATCTATGCCGGCGATCGCCATGTGGCCAACTGGGTGGTGGGGCAGGTGCGCATCGAAACCGGCGACGACGACAGGGCCAGGGCCTACGCGGCCGAGATCGGCGCCGACGAGGCGCATTACATGGATGCCCTGGCCGAGGTGCCGGTCATGACCCGCGACCAGTTTCTGACCGTGTGCCGGGCGCTTTGCCTGATCGCCCACCAGATTTCCAGCCTGGCCGAGAAGAACTATCTCCAGGCCCAGGCCATCGAGCTGCGCCGCCGGGCCGAACTGGCCCTGCGCGAAAGCGAGGAGCGGTTTCGCCAGCTTTCGGAAGCCACCTTCGAAGGCATTTTCATCCACCAGGGCGGGACCATCGTCGACGCCAACAAGGCCGGCTGCGCCATGTTCGGGCAGGGCCCGGCCGCGCTCATAGGCCGGGAGGTGGATACGCTGCTGGCTCCGACCGACCGCGACCAGGACGTCCCCTGCGACGACGCGGCCGGGGCGGACGCCTGTCTGGCCCGGTTCGTCGGCCCGGGTGGCCAGGAGCGCACCTGCGAGGTGCGCGAGCGCGATATCGCCTACCAGGGCGGGGCGGCCCGGGTGCTGGCCGTGCGCGACATCACCGAGCGGGTGCTGGCCGACAGGGCGGCCAAGGAAAAGCAGCAGCAGCTCATCCAGGCCGACAAGATGGTTTCGCTCGGCGTGCTGGTCGCCGGCATGGCCCACGAGATCAACAACCCCAACAGCTTCATGACGTTAAACCTGCCCATGTTGCAGGAGATCTGGGAGGACATCAGCCCCATCCTCGAAGCCTATTACCGGGAAAACGGGGATTTTCTGGCCGGGGGCCTGGAATATTCCGAACTGCGCGACATGCTCCCGGACCTGCTCGCCCGGATGTACGAAGGGGCCACCCGCATCCGGGGCATCGTCGGGAGCCTCAAGAATTTTTCGCGCCGCGCCCCGGACGACTTCAAATGGGACATCGACATAAGCGACGTGGTGCGCAATTCCCTGCAACTGGTCGACAACCTCGTGGCCAAGAGCACCAACCGCTTTACGGTCTCTTTGGCCGAGGGCCTGCCGGCCGTAACGGCCAATCCGCAAAAGCTGTCCCAGGTGGTCATAAACCTGCTGGTCAACGCCTGCGAGGCCCTGACCAGCCGCGACCAGGCCATCCGCGTGGAGACCCTGGCCGATGCCGCTGACGGCTCGGTGGTGGTGCGGGTGACGGATGCCGGCTCGGGCATCGCGCAGGAGATCGTCTCCAAGATCATGGACCCGTTTTTCACCACCAAGCGCGAAACCGGCGGCACGGGCCTTGGGCTTTCGGTTTCCTCCAACATCGTCGAGGAGCATGGCGGCCGGCTGGTCTTTGCTTCCGAGCCGGGGGCGGGTACACGGGTGGAGATGCGCCTGCCGGTGTGCGGACGCGGTCGGGAAGGGGCGGTGTGA
- a CDS encoding sigma-54 dependent transcriptional regulator, translated as METRAERAGAKRTSPRYPVLLVDDEESWLRSFQSALRASGINNVVALSDSRLVPEMLGKRQFCAVAVDLMMPHVAGEELIPRILAEHPELPVLVISGLNEIKTAVNCIRLGAFDFIVKTESRNTLIAGIKHAIEIFELRRENSTLRQRLFQEELDAPELFADILTVDKTMRAVFHYVEAIAETAWPVLVTGESGSGKELIARAVHRVSRRQGKFVAVNMAGLDDNMVADTLFGHTRGAFTGAAQARAGLVETARDGTLFLDEIGDLSPQSQKKLLRLLQEDEYAPLGSDVSRKSTARIVAATHQDLTALQEEGTFRRDLYFRLRGHMVSLPPLRERPGDLPLLIEHFLDEAAGEGGRHLRADVPGIASLLAGYAFPGNVRELRHLVHDAARLAEGATLGPEAFRVVLRFDPAVRLDTATAADGAVPADLLGFGSRLPTLKQARELLIEEALRRAGGNQSIAARLIGITRQAVSKYRQSRQDGDASKAS; from the coding sequence GTGGAGACGCGAGCGGAGAGGGCCGGGGCCAAGCGGACTTCCCCCCGGTATCCGGTGCTCCTGGTCGACGACGAGGAGTCGTGGTTGCGCAGTTTTCAAAGCGCGCTTCGCGCCTCGGGCATCAACAACGTCGTGGCCCTCTCCGACAGCCGCCTGGTGCCGGAGATGCTTGGCAAGCGCCAGTTTTGCGCCGTGGCCGTGGACCTGATGATGCCCCACGTCGCCGGCGAGGAGCTCATTCCCCGCATCCTGGCCGAGCATCCGGAACTGCCGGTGCTGGTCATTTCCGGGCTCAATGAGATCAAGACCGCGGTCAACTGCATTCGGCTTGGCGCCTTCGACTTCATCGTCAAGACCGAATCGCGCAATACGCTCATCGCCGGCATCAAGCACGCCATCGAAATCTTCGAGCTGCGCCGGGAAAACAGCACCCTGCGCCAGCGTCTGTTTCAGGAGGAGCTGGACGCCCCGGAGCTTTTCGCGGACATCCTCACCGTGGACAAGACCATGCGGGCGGTCTTCCATTACGTGGAAGCCATCGCCGAGACCGCCTGGCCGGTGCTGGTGACCGGGGAAAGCGGCTCGGGCAAGGAGCTGATCGCCCGGGCCGTCCACCGGGTCAGCCGCCGGCAGGGCAAATTCGTGGCCGTCAACATGGCCGGGCTCGACGACAACATGGTGGCGGACACGCTTTTCGGCCACACCCGGGGGGCTTTCACCGGGGCGGCCCAGGCCAGGGCCGGGCTGGTGGAGACGGCCCGGGACGGCACGCTCTTTCTGGACGAGATCGGCGACCTGAGTCCGCAGTCCCAAAAAAAGCTGTTGCGCCTGCTCCAGGAGGACGAATACGCCCCCCTGGGTTCGGACGTTTCGCGCAAGTCCACGGCCCGCATCGTCGCCGCCACCCACCAGGACCTGACCGCGCTCCAGGAGGAGGGTACGTTTCGGCGCGACCTCTACTTTCGCCTGCGCGGCCACATGGTCTCCCTGCCGCCGCTGCGGGAACGCCCCGGCGACCTGCCGCTTTTGATCGAACACTTCCTCGACGAGGCGGCTGGCGAAGGCGGGCGACACCTCCGGGCCGACGTGCCCGGCATCGCCAGCCTGCTCGCGGGCTACGCCTTTCCGGGCAACGTCCGGGAACTGCGGCACCTCGTCCACGACGCCGCCCGCCTGGCCGAGGGCGCAACGCTCGGACCGGAGGCCTTCCGGGTGGTGCTGCGCTTCGATCCGGCGGTGCGCCTGGACACGGCGACTGCGGCGGACGGGGCGGTCCCGGCGGATCTGCTGGGGTTCGGCTCGCGCCTGCCCACGCTCAAGCAGGCCCGGGAACTGCTCATCGAGGAAGCCCTGCGCCGCGCCGGCGGCAACCAGTCCATCGCCGCCCGGCTCATCGGCATCACCCGGCAGGCGGTCAGCAAATACCGGCAGTCGCGCCAGGACGGCGACGCATCAAAGGCTTCGTAA
- a CDS encoding DksA/TraR family C4-type zinc finger protein: protein MANGWAGDGAVQDQIAHSIADEVARVRSRMPQGESLSECEECGEPIPEARRKALPGVRLCVACQQERDRDHVAFSPYNRRGSKDSQLR, encoded by the coding sequence ATGGCCAATGGCTGGGCCGGCGACGGGGCCGTGCAGGATCAGATCGCGCATTCCATAGCCGACGAGGTGGCCCGGGTGCGCAGCCGCATGCCCCAGGGCGAAAGCCTCTCGGAGTGCGAGGAATGCGGCGAGCCCATCCCCGAGGCCCGGCGCAAGGCGCTGCCCGGCGTGCGGCTCTGCGTCGCCTGCCAACAGGAGCGCGACCGGGACCATGTCGCCTTTTCCCCGTACAACCGCCGCGGCAGCAAGGACAGCCAATTGCGGTAG
- a CDS encoding FprA family A-type flavoprotein codes for MHIKKIVDDVYRVSVNIEDKNYLFEGIWPIPHGISINGYLIKGEKNVLIDLTQNIFDFPKEFTRQIEGAKLEVEDIDILVINHMEPDHSGWLREFCKKNKKAVIYCTKKAIPLLQAFSDVPADRAIAITDGMELTVGDYELQFFETPNIHWPETMMTYERKRKILFSCDAFGCYGRIEEDKIFDDQISQEQHEFYENEALRYYANIVATFSSFVLRGLEKLKDLDIKIICPSHGIIWRDNPSVIINDYKRYAEYSKGPAERDVTIIWSSMYGNTKQVLNTIIEVLRKRDIPVHVYQAPGDDAGYVLASAWKSAGLIFCMPTYEYKMFPPMAQMIEELLVKKVANKKVYRFGSFGWVGGAQKDFEAKTEKSGWDILGHYEWQGAPTEADQEAIRTAMEGYCDTLIDFTK; via the coding sequence ATGCATATCAAGAAGATTGTGGATGATGTTTACCGTGTTTCTGTAAACATCGAGGACAAGAATTATCTGTTCGAGGGCATCTGGCCGATCCCCCACGGGATTTCCATCAACGGCTACCTCATCAAGGGCGAGAAGAACGTCCTCATCGACCTGACGCAAAACATCTTCGATTTCCCCAAGGAATTTACCCGTCAGATCGAAGGGGCCAAACTGGAAGTCGAGGATATCGACATCCTGGTCATCAACCACATGGAGCCGGACCATTCCGGCTGGCTGCGCGAATTCTGCAAGAAAAACAAGAAAGCGGTCATCTATTGCACGAAAAAGGCCATTCCGTTGTTGCAGGCCTTCTCCGATGTGCCGGCGGACAGGGCCATCGCCATCACCGACGGCATGGAACTGACGGTGGGGGATTACGAACTGCAGTTCTTCGAGACCCCGAACATCCACTGGCCGGAAACCATGATGACCTACGAGCGCAAGAGGAAGATTCTCTTCTCCTGCGACGCCTTCGGCTGCTACGGGCGCATCGAGGAAGACAAGATCTTCGACGACCAGATCTCGCAGGAACAGCACGAGTTCTACGAGAACGAGGCCCTGCGCTATTACGCCAACATCGTGGCCACGTTTTCTTCCTTCGTGCTGCGCGGCCTGGAAAAGCTGAAGGACCTGGACATCAAGATCATCTGCCCGTCCCACGGCATCATCTGGCGGGACAACCCCTCCGTCATCATCAACGACTACAAGCGCTACGCCGAGTACAGCAAGGGTCCGGCGGAACGGGACGTGACCATCATCTGGAGCAGCATGTACGGCAACACCAAGCAGGTGCTCAACACCATCATCGAGGTGCTGCGCAAGCGGGACATCCCGGTGCATGTGTACCAGGCGCCGGGCGACGACGCCGGCTACGTGCTGGCCAGCGCCTGGAAGTCGGCCGGCCTGATATTTTGCATGCCGACCTACGAGTACAAGATGTTCCCGCCCATGGCCCAGATGATCGAAGAGCTGTTGGTCAAGAAGGTCGCCAACAAGAAGGTATACCGCTTCGGCTCGTTCGGCTGGGTCGGCGGCGCGCAAAAGGACTTCGAGGCCAAGACGGAGAAATCCGGCTGGGACATCCTCGGCCATTATGAATGGCAGGGAGCGCCCACCGAGGCCGACCAGGAGGCCATCCGCACGGCCATGGAAGGCTACTGCGACACGCTGATCGACTTTACCAAATAA
- a CDS encoding sigma 54-interacting transcriptional regulator, whose translation MSISALLRAPSGPDAAIMAEYHGPFMSSMSGPYFMLNGLNAPFWEKIRQARAQFHVGRDAHFLHVRPYILRSWQRSRAAHVPSVGLPVAMIGPVEFQEVLRRHAVLVDCASRVMEELLENILPSKSCIVLTDADGVFLHTVGDGEGYGRGSCCLMRGLISRESVDGTTSMGICLEEKIPVCVLGCEHYNPHFDGWSCAAAPIFDNEGELVGTLSLTLERDKFHQHTFGLVIAAAKAITEQMRLRTLLQEVQTVMELLGEAVVVLDAGGNLRLMNRYAKRLFHVRGDVVGRNFSGIATEAGGKSPAFPDKKVKDGECSMLLADGTSLHCLFSSSPIPGGGLCVTLRETRRVHALTNRLTGAKAVYDFGDIIGDSAAMGQALHLARMASGNGMTTLLLGESGVGKELFAQAIHNGGERRQEPFIVVNCGAIPRDLVQSELFGYEAGAFTGAAGQGAPGKFELADGGTLFLDEIGDMPLAAQVSLLRVLQEGEVTRIGGKRPTRVDVRVVAATHRDLGQAVEKGTFRQDLYYRLNVLVIQVPPLRLRLGDVPVLARFFLDKISRSLRKPLTGFTPAALACLEAFGWPGNVRELENCIERTAVMTEGPVIDVADLPPEIGQQERPVAAASPFPTPTTAPAPAPTLKTAREDQDCEALVTALRRTRGNVRAAAKEVGVTRATLYARILRFGLDVRDFREVQ comes from the coding sequence ATGTCGATAAGCGCCCTGTTGCGTGCGCCCTCCGGCCCGGATGCGGCCATCATGGCCGAGTACCACGGCCCCTTCATGAGCAGCATGAGCGGTCCGTACTTCATGCTCAACGGGCTCAACGCGCCGTTCTGGGAAAAAATCCGCCAGGCGCGCGCCCAGTTCCATGTCGGCCGGGACGCGCACTTCCTGCATGTCCGCCCCTATATCCTCCGTTCCTGGCAGCGTTCCCGGGCGGCCCATGTTCCGTCCGTGGGCCTGCCCGTGGCCATGATCGGCCCCGTGGAATTCCAGGAAGTCCTGCGACGGCACGCCGTTCTCGTGGACTGCGCCAGTCGCGTCATGGAGGAGCTGCTCGAAAACATCCTGCCGTCGAAAAGCTGCATCGTCCTAACCGACGCCGACGGCGTGTTTCTCCATACCGTGGGCGACGGGGAAGGCTACGGCCGGGGCTCGTGCTGCCTGATGCGGGGGCTTATCAGCCGCGAATCCGTGGATGGCACCACCTCCATGGGCATCTGCCTGGAGGAAAAAATTCCGGTGTGCGTGCTCGGCTGCGAGCACTACAACCCGCATTTCGACGGCTGGTCCTGCGCGGCCGCGCCCATCTTCGACAACGAAGGGGAACTCGTCGGCACGTTGTCCCTGACCCTGGAGCGCGACAAGTTCCACCAGCACACCTTCGGCCTGGTCATCGCGGCGGCCAAGGCCATCACCGAGCAGATGCGGCTTCGGACGCTGCTCCAGGAAGTCCAGACGGTCATGGAGCTTTTGGGCGAGGCCGTGGTGGTCCTGGACGCGGGCGGCAATCTGCGGCTGATGAACCGCTACGCCAAGCGGCTTTTCCATGTGCGCGGCGACGTGGTGGGCCGGAATTTCTCCGGCATCGCCACCGAGGCCGGCGGCAAGAGCCCGGCGTTTCCCGACAAGAAGGTCAAGGACGGCGAATGTTCCATGCTGCTGGCCGACGGCACCTCGCTGCACTGTCTTTTTTCCTCGTCCCCCATCCCGGGGGGCGGACTGTGCGTCACCCTGCGCGAGACCCGGCGCGTCCACGCCCTGACCAACCGCCTGACCGGCGCCAAGGCGGTCTACGATTTCGGCGACATCATCGGGGACAGCGCGGCCATGGGGCAGGCCCTGCACCTGGCGCGCATGGCCAGCGGCAACGGCATGACCACCCTGCTGCTCGGCGAATCGGGCGTGGGCAAGGAGCTTTTCGCCCAGGCCATCCACAACGGCGGCGAACGCCGCCAGGAACCCTTCATCGTGGTCAACTGCGGGGCCATCCCCCGCGATCTGGTGCAAAGCGAGCTCTTCGGCTACGAGGCCGGGGCCTTCACCGGCGCAGCGGGGCAGGGCGCGCCAGGCAAATTCGAGCTGGCCGACGGCGGCACGCTTTTTCTCGACGAGATCGGGGACATGCCGCTGGCCGCCCAGGTGAGCCTTTTGCGCGTGCTGCAGGAAGGCGAGGTGACCCGCATCGGCGGCAAGCGCCCGACCCGGGTGGACGTGCGGGTGGTGGCGGCCACGCACCGCGACCTGGGCCAGGCCGTGGAAAAAGGCACCTTCCGCCAGGACCTCTATTACAGGCTCAACGTGCTGGTCATCCAGGTGCCGCCGTTGCGGCTGCGCCTGGGCGACGTGCCGGTGCTGGCCCGGTTCTTCCTGGACAAGATTTCCCGGTCCCTGCGCAAACCCTTGACCGGGTTCACGCCGGCCGCCCTGGCCTGTCTGGAGGCGTTCGGCTGGCCCGGCAACGTGCGCGAGCTGGAAAACTGCATCGAACGCACGGCGGTGATGACGGAGGGGCCGGTCATCGACGTGGCGGACCTGCCCCCGGAAATCGGCCAGCAAGAAAGGCCCGTCGCCGCAGCCTCCCCCTTCCCAACCCCGACGACGGCCCCGGCGCCGGCCCCGACGCTGAAAACGGCCCGGGAAGACCAGGACTGCGAGGCCCTCGTCACGGCGCTACGCCGCACCCGAGGCAATGTGCGCGCGGCGGCCAAAGAGGTCGGCGTGACCCGGGCCACGCTCTACGCCCGCATCCTGCGCTTCGGCCTCGACGTCCGGGATTTCCGCGAGGTGCAATAA
- a CDS encoding transporter, whose translation MRKSILCLAVLLVLAPWGRATAGTTNARDYVPLPPGTNIINLYYSHGFGNELYARDKKVSDNANLTTNMGILRPIHYMQLGPFTIDPQAVIPFGEVELNGERSSGVGDITFLSTIWLINNMEQGYYFAYSPYITIPSGPYRRESIVNLGSNRWSFKQELAVGKRLADKAWLELIANVEFFTNNIDAPDAEKKPVTSSKDPLYGVEFHASYDLTKDFFVSGDYYFAYGAETTLDGARQNDRTCNHTVGLSFFYMLNQHLQLMADYKLPVAVQNGIKTNSITLRLAYVF comes from the coding sequence ATGCGAAAGTCCATCCTGTGCCTCGCCGTGCTGCTGGTCCTTGCGCCCTGGGGGCGGGCCACGGCCGGCACGACCAACGCCCGGGACTACGTGCCCCTGCCGCCGGGCACCAACATCATCAACCTCTACTACTCCCACGGCTTCGGCAACGAACTGTACGCCCGGGACAAGAAAGTGAGCGACAACGCCAATCTGACCACCAATATGGGCATCCTGCGCCCCATCCACTACATGCAGCTCGGCCCCTTCACCATCGATCCCCAGGCGGTCATTCCCTTCGGCGAGGTGGAGTTAAACGGCGAACGCTCCTCCGGCGTCGGCGACATCACGTTTCTCTCCACCATCTGGCTTATCAACAACATGGAACAGGGCTACTACTTCGCCTACAGCCCCTACATCACCATTCCTTCCGGTCCCTACCGCCGGGAAAGCATCGTCAACCTCGGCTCCAACCGCTGGTCCTTCAAGCAGGAGCTGGCCGTCGGCAAACGCCTGGCCGACAAGGCCTGGCTGGAACTCATCGCCAACGTGGAGTTTTTCACCAACAACATCGACGCCCCGGACGCGGAAAAAAAGCCCGTGACGTCGTCCAAAGACCCGCTCTACGGCGTGGAGTTTCACGCCAGCTACGACCTGACCAAGGACTTCTTCGTGTCCGGCGACTACTACTTCGCCTACGGCGCGGAAACGACCCTGGACGGGGCGCGGCAAAACGACCGCACCTGCAACCATACGGTGGGACTGAGCTTTTTCTACATGCTCAACCAGCACCTCCAGCTCATGGCCGATTACAAGCTACCGGTGGCCGTGCAAAACGGCATCAAGACCAACAGCATCACCCTCCGACTGGCCTACGTGTTCTGA
- a CDS encoding iron-containing alcohol dehydrogenase: MSTVTAFQMADILFTGAGALAKLPESITGNGGKKPLVVTDKGIVKAGISQKVEAVLTEAGIPYAVYDETVPNPTTGNVHAALALYRSEGCDCLIGLGGGSSMDTAKACGVLATSGGDDILAYAGPGTLKAPLPCYIAIPTTAGTGSESTCIAVITNDTGAHKVKFGVADPRLLPRVAIIDPLLMTGLPPFITAATGMDAMTHAVEAYISLGASEYTDALAIGAVRLIFKYLRRAVGNGGDIEAREKMAYAQTMAGMAFSNGGLGIVHSLAHPLSAFYGIPHGDANALVLPHVLEFNKIVCREKLADVARAAGLTDLGPYPEDTAIAAIRRLGADVRIAATISEAAARRGVTVDKADIPALSKDAMNDPCTPTNPRVPTVVDIEGLYTRCW; this comes from the coding sequence ATGTCCACCGTCACCGCATTTCAGATGGCCGACATCCTTTTCACCGGAGCCGGAGCCCTGGCCAAGCTGCCCGAATCCATCACCGGCAACGGGGGGAAAAAGCCGCTTGTCGTCACGGACAAGGGCATCGTGAAGGCGGGAATCAGCCAGAAGGTGGAAGCGGTGCTGACCGAGGCCGGCATCCCCTACGCCGTCTACGACGAGACCGTGCCCAACCCCACCACCGGCAACGTCCACGCCGCCCTGGCCCTCTACCGCTCCGAAGGCTGCGATTGCCTGATCGGGCTCGGCGGCGGCAGCTCCATGGATACGGCCAAGGCCTGCGGCGTTCTGGCCACCAGCGGCGGGGACGACATCCTGGCCTATGCCGGGCCGGGCACCTTGAAAGCCCCGCTGCCCTGCTACATCGCCATCCCCACCACGGCCGGCACCGGCTCGGAATCGACCTGCATCGCGGTCATCACCAACGACACGGGCGCGCACAAGGTGAAGTTCGGCGTGGCCGACCCGAGGCTGCTGCCCAGGGTGGCCATCATCGACCCGCTGCTCATGACCGGCCTGCCGCCCTTCATCACGGCGGCCACGGGCATGGACGCCATGACCCACGCCGTGGAGGCCTACATCTCGCTCGGGGCCTCGGAATACACCGACGCCCTGGCCATCGGCGCGGTGCGGCTCATCTTCAAGTACCTGCGCCGGGCCGTGGGCAACGGCGGCGACATCGAGGCCCGGGAAAAGATGGCCTACGCCCAGACCATGGCTGGCATGGCGTTTAGCAACGGGGGGCTCGGCATCGTCCACTCCCTGGCCCACCCCCTAAGCGCCTTTTACGGCATCCCCCATGGCGACGCCAACGCCCTGGTCCTGCCCCATGTCCTCGAATTCAACAAGATCGTGTGCCGCGAGAAGCTGGCCGACGTGGCCCGGGCCGCGGGACTCACCGACCTTGGCCCTTATCCCGAGGATACGGCCATCGCCGCCATAAGGCGCCTCGGCGCCGACGTGCGCATCGCCGCCACCATCTCCGAGGCGGCCGCCCGTCGCGGCGTGACCGTCGACAAGGCGGACATCCCCGCCCTGTCCAAAGACGCGATGAACGACCCTTGCACGCCCACCAACCCCCGGGTGCCGACCGTGGTGGACATCGAGGGTCTCTATACCCGGTGCTGGTAG